Proteins from a genomic interval of Heteronotia binoei isolate CCM8104 ecotype False Entrance Well chromosome 7, APGP_CSIRO_Hbin_v1, whole genome shotgun sequence:
- the LOC132574788 gene encoding protein Tob2-like, with protein MRPEIKAALHFITFHLYDKLPRRRVDQFGEELGQLLQKKYEGHWYPEKPLQGSGYRCVHLGEIIDPIVQLAANRSGLTVEDVQASIPAELTVWIDPFEVSYQFGEEGPIETVYLKDSRGCSIADKRSRSGLNPEAQAFVPTRSQNTVLSSPPPPSSDQSLSPTFTAVTFAATRFGSTKVKKSHRKLSWGIVHPAK; from the coding sequence ATGCGTCCTGAGATCAAGGCTGCTCTGCATTTCATCACCTTCCACCTGTATGACAAGCTCCCCCGGAGACGGGTTGACCAGTTTGGAGAAGAGCTAGGACAGCTGCTACAGAAGAAATATGAGGGCCACTGGTACCCAGAGAAGCCTTTGCAGGGTTCAGGCTATCGTTGTGTGCACCTTGGGGAGATAATAGATCCTATAGTGCAACTGGCAGCCAACAGAAGTGGACTGACTGTAGAAGATGTGCAGGCCAGTATCCCTGCAGAGTTGACTGTGTGGATTGACCCATTTGAAGTTTCCTACCAATTTGGGGAAGAAGGGCCAATCGAGACTGTGTACCTGAAGGACAGTAGGGGTTGCAGCATAGCAGACAAGAGAAGCAGAAGTGGGCTCAACCCTGAAGCCCAGGCGTTTGTCCCCACTAGAAGTCAGAATACCGTTTTGTCCAGCCCTCCACCTCCATCTTCTGACCAGTCTCTTAGTCCGACCTTTACCGCCGTGACTTTTGCAGCTACCAGGTTTGGCTCCACTAAAGTGAAGAAAAGCCACAGAAAGTTGAGTTGGGGCATTGTTCACCCAGCAAAATAA